The Geothrix sp. genome window below encodes:
- a CDS encoding HU family DNA-binding protein produces MNKAELVSAVADKAGITKAQAAAALDQVLGGIASALRSGDKVTLVGFGTFSVANRGARTGRNPRDNKPIKIAAKKVAKFKPGKKLADEVNGKGGKKRK; encoded by the coding sequence ATGAACAAGGCTGAACTGGTTAGCGCCGTCGCCGACAAGGCCGGCATCACCAAGGCCCAGGCCGCTGCCGCCCTGGATCAGGTGCTTGGTGGTATCGCTTCCGCCCTGCGCTCCGGCGACAAGGTCACCCTGGTGGGCTTCGGCACTTTCTCCGTCGCCAACCGCGGTGCCCGCACCGGTCGCAACCCCCGCGACAACAAGCCCATCAAGATCGCTGCCAAGAAGGTTGCCAAGTTCAAGCCCGGCAAGAAGCTGGCTGACGAAGTCAACGGCAAGGGCGGCAAGAAGCGCAAGTAG